The proteins below come from a single Salvelinus fontinalis isolate EN_2023a chromosome 1, ASM2944872v1, whole genome shotgun sequence genomic window:
- the LOC129857380 gene encoding tumor necrosis factor receptor superfamily member 6-like, with protein sequence MNKYTFLYILCILCTVRLTTPFKAERSSQDILITRKLQSKRQICQDGTYQHEGMECCLCAAGQHLESHCSVSPEDGTCVYCEKDRTYNSDPNSLDSCEPCTSCDPKANLEVEDRCTIFKDSVCRCQQGHYCNKGKEHCRACYPCTICREEGIKVACSATNNTICHAFKEKGSHLAAVLVPATVLLVALIVIICLWRNNKYCFGPNGGLTELPNRSSEEMQLLRGVNLWPHLPDIAKTLGWKDMKQVAESSGMTHTTIESHQLNFPNDSQEQCSSLLRAWVEKEGMTTASETLVQTLLRMKKKVKAQDIVDIISNKEDGVTGKNSGSGQV encoded by the exons ATGAACAAATATACTTTTTTATATATCCTGTGCATTTTG TGTACGGTTCGTTTAACTACACCATTCAAAGCAGAGCGGAGTTCCCAAGACATCTTAATCACTAGAAAATTGCAATCCAAAAGGCAGATTTGTCAAGATGGCACTTACCAGCATGAGGGAATGGAATGCTGTCTCTGTGCGGCTG GCCAACATCTGGAGAGCCACTGCAGTGTGAGCCCAGAGGATGGGACCTGTGTTTACTGTGAGAAAGATAGGACCTACAACAGTGACCCCAACTCCCTGGACTCCTGTGAGCCCTGCACTTCCTGTGACCCTAaag CCAATCTGGAGGTGGAGGACAGATGCACCATCTTCAAGGACTCAGTATGTCGATGCCAGCAGGGCCACTACTGTAACAAGGGGAAGGAGCACTGCAGGGCCTGCTACCCATGTACCAT ATGCAGGGAAGAGGGCATCAAGGTAGCCTGTAGCGCCACCAACAACACCATATGCCATGCCTTCAAAGAAAAAG GAAGCCATTTGGCAGCAGTATTGGTCCCTGCTACTGTTCTTCTTGTCGCTTTGATTGTGATCATTTGCCTGTGGCGAAATAATAAATATTGTTTTG GGCCAAATGGGGGTTTGACAGAACTGCCCAACCGGAGTTCAGAG GAAATGCAGCTACTGAGAG GTGTTAATCTCTGGCCACACCTCCCAGACATCGCTAAGACCTTGGGGTGGAAGGACATGAAACAGGTGGCCGAGAGCAGTGGGATGACGCATACCACCATAGAATCCCACCAGCTGAACTTTCCCAATGACTCCCAGGAGCAATGCTCCAGCCTACTGAGGGCCTGGGTGGAGAAGGAGGGGATGACCACAGCCTCTGAGACACTGGTCCAGACTCTACTCCGCATGAAGAAAAAGGTCAAGGCACAGGATATTGTGGATATCATCAGCAACAAGGAGGATGGCGTCACAGGAAAAAACTCAGGATCCGGACAggtgtag